The Camelus dromedarius isolate mCamDro1 chromosome 1, mCamDro1.pat, whole genome shotgun sequence genome has a window encoding:
- the MFSD10 gene encoding major facilitator superfamily domain-containing protein 10 isoform X3, which yields MGWGAGGSCTPRPPIRQQPESETRVVTVVFLGLLLDLLAFTLLLPLLPGLLESHGRSHDPLYGSWQRGVDWFAAAIGMPAEKRYNSVLFGGLIGSVFSVLQFLSAPLSGAVSDCLGRRPVMLLSLAGLATSYAVWAASKSFAAFLASRVIGGISKGNVSLSTAIVADLGSPAARSRGMAVIGVAFSLGFTLGPMLGASLPLESAPWLALLFAISDLLFIFCFLPETLPLEKRAPSVTLGFRAAADLLSPLALLRFSAVAHGADPPTGVRLGSLRRLGLVYFLYLFLFSGLEYTLSFLVHQRFQFSSLQQGKMFFFIGLTMATIQSTYARRISPGREVAAVKRAILLLLPAFLLIGWGHTLPVLGLGLLLYSFAAAVVVPCLSSVVAGYGSPRQKGTVMGTLRSLGALARALGPMVAASVYWLAGARVCFTVCAGLFLLPFFLLRDPRPPAQTHKAE from the exons ATGGGCTGGGGAGCCGGAGGCAGCTGCACCCCGCGCCCACCCATCCGCCAGCAGCCGGAATCCGAAACCCGCGTGGTCACCGTAGTCTTCCTCGGCCTTCTGCTGGACCTCCTGGCCTTCACtctgctgctgcccctgctgcccGGGCTGCTGGAGAGCCATGGCCGGTCCCAC GATCCCCTCTATGGCTCATGGCAGCGAGGAGTGGACTGGTTTGCTGCAGCCATCGGGATGCCCGCAGAGAAGAGATACAACAGCGTCCTGTTTGGAG GTCTGATTGGCTCAGTTTTCTCCGTCCTGCAGTTCCTCTCCGCACCACTCTCGGGGGCCGTATCTGACTGCCTAGGGAGGCGCCCGGTGATGCTGCTGTCTCTG GCAGGTCTGGCCACCTCGTATGCTGTGTGGGCTGCCTCGAAGAGCTTTGCAGCCTTCCTGGCCTCCAGGGTGATCGGGGGCATCAGCAAGGGGAACGTCAGCCTTTCTACTGCCATTGTCGCCGACCTGGGCTCACCTGCCGCCCGTAGCCGGGGCATG GCAGTCATCGGGGTGGCCTTCTCTCTGGGCTTCACGCTGGGCCCTATGCTTGGCGCCTCCCTGCCCTTGGAGTCGGCACCTTGGTTGGCCCTGCTCTTCGCGATCTCTGACCTGCTGTTCATCTTCTGCTTCTTGCCGGAGACTCTGCCCTTGGAGAAGCGG GCGCCCTCCGTCACCCTGGGGTTCCGAGCTGCTGCTGACCTGCTCAGCCCCCTGGCCCTGCTCCGCTTCTCTGCTGTGGCTCATGGCGCAGACCCGCCCACTGGAGTCA ggctgggcagcctGCGCCGCCTGGGCCTGGTCTACTTCCTCTACCTCTTCCTGTTCTCGGGCCTGGAGTACACGCTGAGCTTCCTCGTGCACCAGCGCTTCCAGTTCAGCAG CCTACAGCAGGGAAAGATGTTTTTCTTCATCGGCCTCACCATGGCCACCATCCAGAGCACCTACGCCCGACGGATCAGCCCTGGCAGGGAAGTTGCAGCTGTGAAGCGG GCCATCCTGCTGCTCCTCCCCGCCTTCCTCCTCATCGGCTGGGGGCACACGCTGCCTGTGCTAGGCTTGGGGCTGCTGCTCTACTCCTTCG CCGCCGCTGTCGTGGTGCCCTGCCTGTCCTCCGTGGTCGCCGGCTATG GCTCACCCAGGCAGAAGGGCACAGTCATGGGCACGCTGCGGAGCCTGGGCGCCCTGGCCAGGGCGTTGGGGCCCATGGTGGCTGCCTCAG TGTACTGGCTGGCTGGGGCCCGGGTCTGCTTCACCGTGTGCGCGGGGCTCTTCCtgctccccttcttcctcctgcGGGACCCGAGGCCCCCGGCACAGACACACAAGGCTGAGTAG
- the MFSD10 gene encoding major facilitator superfamily domain-containing protein 10 isoform X5, protein MCPRAMCPRAVCPRAVPPHAQPGRIGAIPIMGWGAGGSCTPRPPIRQQPESETRVVTVVFLGLLLDLLAFTLLLPLLPGLLESHGRSHDPLYGSWQRGVDWFAAAIGMPAEKRYNSVLFGGLIGSVFSVLQFLSAPLSGAVSDCLGRRPVMLLSLAGLATSYAVWAASKSFAAFLASRVIGGISKGNVSLSTAIVADLGSPAARSRGMAPSVTLGFRAAADLLSPLALLRFSAVAHGADPPTGVRLGSLRRLGLVYFLYLFLFSGLEYTLSFLVHQRFQFSSLQQGKMFFFIGLTMATIQSTYARRISPGREVAAVKRAILLLLPAFLLIGWGHTLPVLGLGLLLYSFAAAVVVPCLSSVVAGYGSPRQKGTVMGTLRSLGALARALGPMVAASVYWLAGARVCFTVCAGLFLLPFFLLRDPRPPAQTHKAE, encoded by the exons ATGTGCCCTCGTGCAATGTGCCCTCGTGCAGTGTGCCCTCGTGCAGTCCCGCCACACGCTCAGCCAGGCCGGATCGGAGCAATCCCCATCATGGGCTGGGGAGCCGGAGGCAGCTGCACCCCGCGCCCACCCATCCGCCAGCAGCCGGAATCCGAAACCCGCGTGGTCACCGTAGTCTTCCTCGGCCTTCTGCTGGACCTCCTGGCCTTCACtctgctgctgcccctgctgcccGGGCTGCTGGAGAGCCATGGCCGGTCCCAC GATCCCCTCTATGGCTCATGGCAGCGAGGAGTGGACTGGTTTGCTGCAGCCATCGGGATGCCCGCAGAGAAGAGATACAACAGCGTCCTGTTTGGAG GTCTGATTGGCTCAGTTTTCTCCGTCCTGCAGTTCCTCTCCGCACCACTCTCGGGGGCCGTATCTGACTGCCTAGGGAGGCGCCCGGTGATGCTGCTGTCTCTG GCAGGTCTGGCCACCTCGTATGCTGTGTGGGCTGCCTCGAAGAGCTTTGCAGCCTTCCTGGCCTCCAGGGTGATCGGGGGCATCAGCAAGGGGAACGTCAGCCTTTCTACTGCCATTGTCGCCGACCTGGGCTCACCTGCCGCCCGTAGCCGGGGCATG GCGCCCTCCGTCACCCTGGGGTTCCGAGCTGCTGCTGACCTGCTCAGCCCCCTGGCCCTGCTCCGCTTCTCTGCTGTGGCTCATGGCGCAGACCCGCCCACTGGAGTCA ggctgggcagcctGCGCCGCCTGGGCCTGGTCTACTTCCTCTACCTCTTCCTGTTCTCGGGCCTGGAGTACACGCTGAGCTTCCTCGTGCACCAGCGCTTCCAGTTCAGCAG CCTACAGCAGGGAAAGATGTTTTTCTTCATCGGCCTCACCATGGCCACCATCCAGAGCACCTACGCCCGACGGATCAGCCCTGGCAGGGAAGTTGCAGCTGTGAAGCGG GCCATCCTGCTGCTCCTCCCCGCCTTCCTCCTCATCGGCTGGGGGCACACGCTGCCTGTGCTAGGCTTGGGGCTGCTGCTCTACTCCTTCG CCGCCGCTGTCGTGGTGCCCTGCCTGTCCTCCGTGGTCGCCGGCTATG GCTCACCCAGGCAGAAGGGCACAGTCATGGGCACGCTGCGGAGCCTGGGCGCCCTGGCCAGGGCGTTGGGGCCCATGGTGGCTGCCTCAG TGTACTGGCTGGCTGGGGCCCGGGTCTGCTTCACCGTGTGCGCGGGGCTCTTCCtgctccccttcttcctcctgcGGGACCCGAGGCCCCCGGCACAGACACACAAGGCTGAGTAG
- the MFSD10 gene encoding major facilitator superfamily domain-containing protein 10 isoform X6 has product MCPRAMCPRAVCPRAVPPHAQPGRIGAIPIMGWGAGGSCTPRPPIRQQPESETRVVTVVFLGLLLDLLAFTLLLPLLPGLLESHGRSHDPLYGSWQRGVDWFAAAIGMPAEKRYNSVLFGGLIGSVFSVLQFLSAPLSGAVSDCLGRRPVMLLSLTLPLEKRAPSVTLGFRAAADLLSPLALLRFSAVAHGADPPTGVRLGSLRRLGLVYFLYLFLFSGLEYTLSFLVHQRFQFSSLQQGKMFFFIGLTMATIQSTYARRISPGREVAAVKRAILLLLPAFLLIGWGHTLPVLGLGLLLYSFAAAVVVPCLSSVVAGYGSPRQKGTVMGTLRSLGALARALGPMVAASVYWLAGARVCFTVCAGLFLLPFFLLRDPRPPAQTHKAE; this is encoded by the exons ATGTGCCCTCGTGCAATGTGCCCTCGTGCAGTGTGCCCTCGTGCAGTCCCGCCACACGCTCAGCCAGGCCGGATCGGAGCAATCCCCATCATGGGCTGGGGAGCCGGAGGCAGCTGCACCCCGCGCCCACCCATCCGCCAGCAGCCGGAATCCGAAACCCGCGTGGTCACCGTAGTCTTCCTCGGCCTTCTGCTGGACCTCCTGGCCTTCACtctgctgctgcccctgctgcccGGGCTGCTGGAGAGCCATGGCCGGTCCCAC GATCCCCTCTATGGCTCATGGCAGCGAGGAGTGGACTGGTTTGCTGCAGCCATCGGGATGCCCGCAGAGAAGAGATACAACAGCGTCCTGTTTGGAG GTCTGATTGGCTCAGTTTTCTCCGTCCTGCAGTTCCTCTCCGCACCACTCTCGGGGGCCGTATCTGACTGCCTAGGGAGGCGCCCGGTGATGCTGCTGTCTCTG ACTCTGCCCTTGGAGAAGCGG GCGCCCTCCGTCACCCTGGGGTTCCGAGCTGCTGCTGACCTGCTCAGCCCCCTGGCCCTGCTCCGCTTCTCTGCTGTGGCTCATGGCGCAGACCCGCCCACTGGAGTCA ggctgggcagcctGCGCCGCCTGGGCCTGGTCTACTTCCTCTACCTCTTCCTGTTCTCGGGCCTGGAGTACACGCTGAGCTTCCTCGTGCACCAGCGCTTCCAGTTCAGCAG CCTACAGCAGGGAAAGATGTTTTTCTTCATCGGCCTCACCATGGCCACCATCCAGAGCACCTACGCCCGACGGATCAGCCCTGGCAGGGAAGTTGCAGCTGTGAAGCGG GCCATCCTGCTGCTCCTCCCCGCCTTCCTCCTCATCGGCTGGGGGCACACGCTGCCTGTGCTAGGCTTGGGGCTGCTGCTCTACTCCTTCG CCGCCGCTGTCGTGGTGCCCTGCCTGTCCTCCGTGGTCGCCGGCTATG GCTCACCCAGGCAGAAGGGCACAGTCATGGGCACGCTGCGGAGCCTGGGCGCCCTGGCCAGGGCGTTGGGGCCCATGGTGGCTGCCTCAG TGTACTGGCTGGCTGGGGCCCGGGTCTGCTTCACCGTGTGCGCGGGGCTCTTCCtgctccccttcttcctcctgcGGGACCCGAGGCCCCCGGCACAGACACACAAGGCTGAGTAG
- the MFSD10 gene encoding major facilitator superfamily domain-containing protein 10 isoform X4: MCPRAMCPRAVCPRAVPPHAQPGRIGAIPIMGWGAGGSCTPRPPIRQQPESETRVVTVVFLGLLLDLLAFTLLLPLLPGLLESHGRSHDPLYGSWQRGVDWFAAAIGMPAEKRYNSVLFGGLIGSVFSVLQFLSAPLSGAVSDCLGRRPVMLLSLAGLATSYAVWAASKSFAAFLASRVIGGISKGNVSLSTAIVADLGSPAARSRGMTLPLEKRAPSVTLGFRAAADLLSPLALLRFSAVAHGADPPTGVRLGSLRRLGLVYFLYLFLFSGLEYTLSFLVHQRFQFSSLQQGKMFFFIGLTMATIQSTYARRISPGREVAAVKRAILLLLPAFLLIGWGHTLPVLGLGLLLYSFAAAVVVPCLSSVVAGYGSPRQKGTVMGTLRSLGALARALGPMVAASVYWLAGARVCFTVCAGLFLLPFFLLRDPRPPAQTHKAE; the protein is encoded by the exons ATGTGCCCTCGTGCAATGTGCCCTCGTGCAGTGTGCCCTCGTGCAGTCCCGCCACACGCTCAGCCAGGCCGGATCGGAGCAATCCCCATCATGGGCTGGGGAGCCGGAGGCAGCTGCACCCCGCGCCCACCCATCCGCCAGCAGCCGGAATCCGAAACCCGCGTGGTCACCGTAGTCTTCCTCGGCCTTCTGCTGGACCTCCTGGCCTTCACtctgctgctgcccctgctgcccGGGCTGCTGGAGAGCCATGGCCGGTCCCAC GATCCCCTCTATGGCTCATGGCAGCGAGGAGTGGACTGGTTTGCTGCAGCCATCGGGATGCCCGCAGAGAAGAGATACAACAGCGTCCTGTTTGGAG GTCTGATTGGCTCAGTTTTCTCCGTCCTGCAGTTCCTCTCCGCACCACTCTCGGGGGCCGTATCTGACTGCCTAGGGAGGCGCCCGGTGATGCTGCTGTCTCTG GCAGGTCTGGCCACCTCGTATGCTGTGTGGGCTGCCTCGAAGAGCTTTGCAGCCTTCCTGGCCTCCAGGGTGATCGGGGGCATCAGCAAGGGGAACGTCAGCCTTTCTACTGCCATTGTCGCCGACCTGGGCTCACCTGCCGCCCGTAGCCGGGGCATG ACTCTGCCCTTGGAGAAGCGG GCGCCCTCCGTCACCCTGGGGTTCCGAGCTGCTGCTGACCTGCTCAGCCCCCTGGCCCTGCTCCGCTTCTCTGCTGTGGCTCATGGCGCAGACCCGCCCACTGGAGTCA ggctgggcagcctGCGCCGCCTGGGCCTGGTCTACTTCCTCTACCTCTTCCTGTTCTCGGGCCTGGAGTACACGCTGAGCTTCCTCGTGCACCAGCGCTTCCAGTTCAGCAG CCTACAGCAGGGAAAGATGTTTTTCTTCATCGGCCTCACCATGGCCACCATCCAGAGCACCTACGCCCGACGGATCAGCCCTGGCAGGGAAGTTGCAGCTGTGAAGCGG GCCATCCTGCTGCTCCTCCCCGCCTTCCTCCTCATCGGCTGGGGGCACACGCTGCCTGTGCTAGGCTTGGGGCTGCTGCTCTACTCCTTCG CCGCCGCTGTCGTGGTGCCCTGCCTGTCCTCCGTGGTCGCCGGCTATG GCTCACCCAGGCAGAAGGGCACAGTCATGGGCACGCTGCGGAGCCTGGGCGCCCTGGCCAGGGCGTTGGGGCCCATGGTGGCTGCCTCAG TGTACTGGCTGGCTGGGGCCCGGGTCTGCTTCACCGTGTGCGCGGGGCTCTTCCtgctccccttcttcctcctgcGGGACCCGAGGCCCCCGGCACAGACACACAAGGCTGAGTAG
- the MFSD10 gene encoding major facilitator superfamily domain-containing protein 10 isoform X2, translated as MCPRAMCPRAVCPRAVPPHAQPGRIGAIPIMGWGAGGSCTPRPPIRQQPESETRVVTVVFLGLLLDLLAFTLLLPLLPGLLESHGRSHDPLYGSWQRGVDWFAAAIGMPAEKRYNSVLFGGLIGSVFSVLQFLSAPLSGAVSDCLGRRPVMLLSLAGLATSYAVWAASKSFAAFLASRVIGGISKGNVSLSTAIVADLGSPAARSRGMSSGWPSLWASRWALCLAPPCPWSRHLGWPCSSRSLTCCSSSASCRRLCPWRSGRPPSPWGSELLLTCSAPWPCSASLLWLMAQTRPLEAGQPAPPGPGLLPLPLPVLGPGVHAELPRAPALPVQQPTAGKDVFLHRPHHGHHPEHLRPTDQPWQGSCSCEAGHPAAPPRLPPHRLGAHAACARLGAAALLLRRRCRGALPVLRGRRLWLTQAEGHSHGHAAEPGRPGQGVGAHGGCLSVLAGWGPGLLHRVRGALPAPLLPPAGPEAPGTDTQG; from the exons ATGTGCCCTCGTGCAATGTGCCCTCGTGCAGTGTGCCCTCGTGCAGTCCCGCCACACGCTCAGCCAGGCCGGATCGGAGCAATCCCCATCATGGGCTGGGGAGCCGGAGGCAGCTGCACCCCGCGCCCACCCATCCGCCAGCAGCCGGAATCCGAAACCCGCGTGGTCACCGTAGTCTTCCTCGGCCTTCTGCTGGACCTCCTGGCCTTCACtctgctgctgcccctgctgcccGGGCTGCTGGAGAGCCATGGCCGGTCCCAC GATCCCCTCTATGGCTCATGGCAGCGAGGAGTGGACTGGTTTGCTGCAGCCATCGGGATGCCCGCAGAGAAGAGATACAACAGCGTCCTGTTTGGAG GTCTGATTGGCTCAGTTTTCTCCGTCCTGCAGTTCCTCTCCGCACCACTCTCGGGGGCCGTATCTGACTGCCTAGGGAGGCGCCCGGTGATGCTGCTGTCTCTG GCAGGTCTGGCCACCTCGTATGCTGTGTGGGCTGCCTCGAAGAGCTTTGCAGCCTTCCTGGCCTCCAGGGTGATCGGGGGCATCAGCAAGGGGAACGTCAGCCTTTCTACTGCCATTGTCGCCGACCTGGGCTCACCTGCCGCCCGTAGCCGGGGCATG TCATCGGGGTGGCCTTCTCTCTGGGCTTCACGCTGGGCCCTATGCTTGGCGCCTCCCTGCCCTTGGAGTCGGCACCTTGGTTGGCCCTGCTCTTCGCGATCTCTGACCTGCTGTTCATCTTCTGCTTCTTGCCGGAGACTCTGCCCTTGGAGAAGCGG GCGCCCTCCGTCACCCTGGGGTTCCGAGCTGCTGCTGACCTGCTCAGCCCCCTGGCCCTGCTCCGCTTCTCTGCTGTGGCTCATGGCGCAGACCCGCCCACTGGA ggctgggcagcctGCGCCGCCTGGGCCTGGTCTACTTCCTCTACCTCTTCCTGTTCTCGGGCCTGGAGTACACGCTGAGCTTCCTCGTGCACCAGCGCTTCCAGTTCAGCAG CCTACAGCAGGGAAAGATGTTTTTCTTCATCGGCCTCACCATGGCCACCATCCAGAGCACCTACGCCCGACGGATCAGCCCTGGCAGGGAAGTTGCAGCTGTGAAGCGG GCCATCCTGCTGCTCCTCCCCGCCTTCCTCCTCATCGGCTGGGGGCACACGCTGCCTGTGCTAGGCTTGGGGCTGCTGCTCTACTCCTTCG CCGCCGCTGTCGTGGTGCCCTGCCTGTCCTCCGTGGTCGCCGGCTATG GCTCACCCAGGCAGAAGGGCACAGTCATGGGCACGCTGCGGAGCCTGGGCGCCCTGGCCAGGGCGTTGGGGCCCATGGTGGCTGCCTCAG TGTACTGGCTGGCTGGGGCCCGGGTCTGCTTCACCGTGTGCGCGGGGCTCTTCCtgctccccttcttcctcctgcGGGACCCGAGGCCCCCGGCACAGACACACAAGGCTGA
- the MFSD10 gene encoding major facilitator superfamily domain-containing protein 10 isoform X7 gives MCPRAMCPRAVCPRAVPPHAQPGRIGAIPIMGWGAGGSCTPRPPIRQQPESETRVVTVVFLGLLLDLLAFTLLLPLLPGLLESHGRSHDPLYGSWQRGVDWFAAAIGMPAEKRYNSVLFGGLIGSVFSVLQFLSAPLSGAVSDCLGRRPVMLLSLAGLATSYAVWAASKSFAAFLASRVIGGISKGNVSLSTAIVADLGSPAARSRGMAVIGVAFSLGFTLGPMLGASLPLESAPWLALLFAISDLLFIFCFLPETLPLEKRAPSVTLGFRAAADLLSPLALLRFSAVAHGADPPTGVRLGSLRRLGLVYFLYLFLFSGLEYTLSFLVHQRFQFSSLQQGKMFFFIGLTMATIQSTYARRISPGREVAAVKRAILLLLPAFLLIGWGHTLPVLGLGLLLYSFAAAVVVPCLSSVVAGYGSPRQKGTVMGTLRSLGALARALGPMVAASGEGHRTALGEHCAPWGGGQARPRGLPAPGWAQRPSSPVSPQCTGWLGPGSASPCARGSSCSPSSSCGTRGPRHRHTRLSS, from the exons ATGTGCCCTCGTGCAATGTGCCCTCGTGCAGTGTGCCCTCGTGCAGTCCCGCCACACGCTCAGCCAGGCCGGATCGGAGCAATCCCCATCATGGGCTGGGGAGCCGGAGGCAGCTGCACCCCGCGCCCACCCATCCGCCAGCAGCCGGAATCCGAAACCCGCGTGGTCACCGTAGTCTTCCTCGGCCTTCTGCTGGACCTCCTGGCCTTCACtctgctgctgcccctgctgcccGGGCTGCTGGAGAGCCATGGCCGGTCCCAC GATCCCCTCTATGGCTCATGGCAGCGAGGAGTGGACTGGTTTGCTGCAGCCATCGGGATGCCCGCAGAGAAGAGATACAACAGCGTCCTGTTTGGAG GTCTGATTGGCTCAGTTTTCTCCGTCCTGCAGTTCCTCTCCGCACCACTCTCGGGGGCCGTATCTGACTGCCTAGGGAGGCGCCCGGTGATGCTGCTGTCTCTG GCAGGTCTGGCCACCTCGTATGCTGTGTGGGCTGCCTCGAAGAGCTTTGCAGCCTTCCTGGCCTCCAGGGTGATCGGGGGCATCAGCAAGGGGAACGTCAGCCTTTCTACTGCCATTGTCGCCGACCTGGGCTCACCTGCCGCCCGTAGCCGGGGCATG GCAGTCATCGGGGTGGCCTTCTCTCTGGGCTTCACGCTGGGCCCTATGCTTGGCGCCTCCCTGCCCTTGGAGTCGGCACCTTGGTTGGCCCTGCTCTTCGCGATCTCTGACCTGCTGTTCATCTTCTGCTTCTTGCCGGAGACTCTGCCCTTGGAGAAGCGG GCGCCCTCCGTCACCCTGGGGTTCCGAGCTGCTGCTGACCTGCTCAGCCCCCTGGCCCTGCTCCGCTTCTCTGCTGTGGCTCATGGCGCAGACCCGCCCACTGGAGTCA ggctgggcagcctGCGCCGCCTGGGCCTGGTCTACTTCCTCTACCTCTTCCTGTTCTCGGGCCTGGAGTACACGCTGAGCTTCCTCGTGCACCAGCGCTTCCAGTTCAGCAG CCTACAGCAGGGAAAGATGTTTTTCTTCATCGGCCTCACCATGGCCACCATCCAGAGCACCTACGCCCGACGGATCAGCCCTGGCAGGGAAGTTGCAGCTGTGAAGCGG GCCATCCTGCTGCTCCTCCCCGCCTTCCTCCTCATCGGCTGGGGGCACACGCTGCCTGTGCTAGGCTTGGGGCTGCTGCTCTACTCCTTCG CCGCCGCTGTCGTGGTGCCCTGCCTGTCCTCCGTGGTCGCCGGCTATG GCTCACCCAGGCAGAAGGGCACAGTCATGGGCACGCTGCGGAGCCTGGGCGCCCTGGCCAGGGCGTTGGGGCCCATGGTGGCTGCCTCAGGTGAGGGCCACCGGACGGCACTCGGGGAGCACTGTGCACCCTGGGGGGGGGGTCAGGCCAGGCCACGGGGGCTGCCGGCCCCCG GCTGGGCGCAGCGGCCATCATCGCCTGTCTCCCCACAGTGTACTGGCTGGCTGGGGCCCGGGTCTGCTTCACCGTGTGCGCGGGGCTCTTCCtgctccccttcttcctcctgcGGGACCCGAGGCCCCCGGCACAGACACACAAGGCTGAGTAGCTGA
- the MFSD10 gene encoding major facilitator superfamily domain-containing protein 10 isoform X1, producing the protein MCPRAMCPRAVCPRAVPPHAQPGRIGAIPIMGWGAGGSCTPRPPIRQQPESETRVVTVVFLGLLLDLLAFTLLLPLLPGLLESHGRSHDPLYGSWQRGVDWFAAAIGMPAEKRYNSVLFGGLIGSVFSVLQFLSAPLSGAVSDCLGRRPVMLLSLAGLATSYAVWAASKSFAAFLASRVIGGISKGNVSLSTAIVADLGSPAARSRGMAVIGVAFSLGFTLGPMLGASLPLESAPWLALLFAISDLLFIFCFLPETLPLEKRAPSVTLGFRAAADLLSPLALLRFSAVAHGADPPTGVRLGSLRRLGLVYFLYLFLFSGLEYTLSFLVHQRFQFSSLQQGKMFFFIGLTMATIQSTYARRISPGREVAAVKRAILLLLPAFLLIGWGHTLPVLGLGLLLYSFAAAVVVPCLSSVVAGYGSPRQKGTVMGTLRSLGALARALGPMVAASVYWLAGARVCFTVCAGLFLLPFFLLRDPRPPAQTHKAE; encoded by the exons ATGTGCCCTCGTGCAATGTGCCCTCGTGCAGTGTGCCCTCGTGCAGTCCCGCCACACGCTCAGCCAGGCCGGATCGGAGCAATCCCCATCATGGGCTGGGGAGCCGGAGGCAGCTGCACCCCGCGCCCACCCATCCGCCAGCAGCCGGAATCCGAAACCCGCGTGGTCACCGTAGTCTTCCTCGGCCTTCTGCTGGACCTCCTGGCCTTCACtctgctgctgcccctgctgcccGGGCTGCTGGAGAGCCATGGCCGGTCCCAC GATCCCCTCTATGGCTCATGGCAGCGAGGAGTGGACTGGTTTGCTGCAGCCATCGGGATGCCCGCAGAGAAGAGATACAACAGCGTCCTGTTTGGAG GTCTGATTGGCTCAGTTTTCTCCGTCCTGCAGTTCCTCTCCGCACCACTCTCGGGGGCCGTATCTGACTGCCTAGGGAGGCGCCCGGTGATGCTGCTGTCTCTG GCAGGTCTGGCCACCTCGTATGCTGTGTGGGCTGCCTCGAAGAGCTTTGCAGCCTTCCTGGCCTCCAGGGTGATCGGGGGCATCAGCAAGGGGAACGTCAGCCTTTCTACTGCCATTGTCGCCGACCTGGGCTCACCTGCCGCCCGTAGCCGGGGCATG GCAGTCATCGGGGTGGCCTTCTCTCTGGGCTTCACGCTGGGCCCTATGCTTGGCGCCTCCCTGCCCTTGGAGTCGGCACCTTGGTTGGCCCTGCTCTTCGCGATCTCTGACCTGCTGTTCATCTTCTGCTTCTTGCCGGAGACTCTGCCCTTGGAGAAGCGG GCGCCCTCCGTCACCCTGGGGTTCCGAGCTGCTGCTGACCTGCTCAGCCCCCTGGCCCTGCTCCGCTTCTCTGCTGTGGCTCATGGCGCAGACCCGCCCACTGGAGTCA ggctgggcagcctGCGCCGCCTGGGCCTGGTCTACTTCCTCTACCTCTTCCTGTTCTCGGGCCTGGAGTACACGCTGAGCTTCCTCGTGCACCAGCGCTTCCAGTTCAGCAG CCTACAGCAGGGAAAGATGTTTTTCTTCATCGGCCTCACCATGGCCACCATCCAGAGCACCTACGCCCGACGGATCAGCCCTGGCAGGGAAGTTGCAGCTGTGAAGCGG GCCATCCTGCTGCTCCTCCCCGCCTTCCTCCTCATCGGCTGGGGGCACACGCTGCCTGTGCTAGGCTTGGGGCTGCTGCTCTACTCCTTCG CCGCCGCTGTCGTGGTGCCCTGCCTGTCCTCCGTGGTCGCCGGCTATG GCTCACCCAGGCAGAAGGGCACAGTCATGGGCACGCTGCGGAGCCTGGGCGCCCTGGCCAGGGCGTTGGGGCCCATGGTGGCTGCCTCAG TGTACTGGCTGGCTGGGGCCCGGGTCTGCTTCACCGTGTGCGCGGGGCTCTTCCtgctccccttcttcctcctgcGGGACCCGAGGCCCCCGGCACAGACACACAAGGCTGAGTAG